A window of Ruminococcus champanellensis 18P13 = JCM 17042 contains these coding sequences:
- a CDS encoding polyphosphate polymerase domain-containing protein — protein MAIRTFQRREVKFLLSKAQYDALQPILLDYMNPDKYCVNGKEYGVYNVYYDTDDNFLIRESLAKPYYKEKIRLRSYASPAGPEDTVFLEIKKKIGGIVTKRRVTMTLQQANAYIQTRVKPQSEKFLQMQVLKELDVFLNNYAVSPKQYISYQRSAFFGKDNSDFRLTFDRQITARREDISLASGNYGSQIIRPDQRLMEIKVTDSIPKWLSDALSELNIYKTSFSKYGTAYKQYIRSKIEEDRSVMIYA, from the coding sequence ATGGCAATTCGTACTTTTCAGCGGCGGGAAGTAAAATTCCTGCTTTCCAAAGCGCAGTATGACGCACTTCAGCCCATTCTTCTGGACTATATGAATCCGGACAAATACTGCGTGAACGGCAAGGAATACGGGGTCTATAATGTATATTACGACACCGATGACAATTTCCTGATCCGGGAATCCCTTGCCAAGCCCTATTACAAGGAAAAGATCCGGCTGCGCAGCTATGCCTCGCCTGCAGGACCGGAGGACACGGTTTTTCTGGAGATCAAGAAAAAGATCGGCGGCATTGTAACAAAGCGCCGGGTGACCATGACCCTGCAGCAGGCAAATGCCTACATACAGACCCGGGTCAAGCCTCAGTCGGAAAAGTTCCTGCAAATGCAGGTGCTCAAGGAGCTGGACGTTTTCCTCAACAACTATGCCGTTTCCCCCAAGCAGTATATCAGCTACCAGCGCTCCGCCTTTTTCGGCAAGGACAACAGCGACTTTCGTCTGACCTTTGACCGGCAGATCACTGCCCGGCGGGAGGATATTTCTCTTGCCTCCGGCAATTACGGAAGCCAGATCATCCGGCCGGATCAGCGGCTGATGGAGATCAAAGTGACCGACTCCATTCCCAAATGGCTCTCCGATGCCTTATCGGAGCTGAACATCTACAAAACCAGCTTTTCTAAGTACGGCACTGCTTACAAGCAGTATATCCGAAGCAAAATCGAAGAAGATAGGAGCGTAATGATTTATGCCTGA